The stretch of DNA ACCGCTTCGGGCGCAAATATGTGATCTGGTGCTCGATCCTGGGCGCGCTGCCCTTCACGCTGCTGCTGCCCTATGTCAGCCTGTTCTGGACCGGGCCGCTGACGGTTATCATCGGCCTGATCCTTGCCTCGGCCTTCCCCGCCATTGTGGTCTTCGCGCAGGAGTTGGTGCCGGGCAAGGTTGGCATGATCTCGGGCCTGTTCTTCGGCTTTTCCTTCGGCATGGGCGGGCTTGGTGCCGCCGTGCTGGGCTGGATCGCCGACCGGGCGGGCATCGAGGCGGTCTATCAGATCTGCGCCTTCCTGCCCGCCATCGGCCTGCTCACCGCCTTCCTCCCGACTATGGAGAAAAAGCGATAAGGTTTAATCCAGCAGGGCATTCAAGGCGGGCAGGAAATGCCCGCGATGCTCTGCAGGGATGCGCATCATCAGATCGTCCTCGAAACGGGTCACGAGGCCCCGCACCTCTTCCAGCCGCGCCTCGCCCGTTTCGGTCAGCACGATGGCCTGCGACTTGCGGTCGATCGGCTGACGCGCGATCAGCCCGGCGCCCTCCAGCCGGTTGAGCAAGGGCACCATATTGGCCCGCTGAATATCGAGCAGCCGCCCGATGTCGCTGGAGGTCATATCGGCCCGACCGCCCACCAGCAGCAGCACCGAAGCATCCGAAATCTTCAGATCGAGCGCAGCAAGCCGCCCCGCCAGATCGGCCATCATCGCATTGGCCGCACGGCGCAGGGTGAAGCCCGGCAGCGCGCTCATCGGGTGATCGGCATCTCCGGCCACCACGGTCTCAGTCACATCATCCCCCAACGTCATACTCCATCATGCGTCTCGAACGACAGCATTCACATCGCTATCAGAAATAGCAACAGCAAGATTCCCGAGAGCATGCCACGACTGAGCCCACGGATGAAGAGCCCCGTTAAGCCAGATTCCGGGATGGGAGAAGCGGTATGAGCTTGATCGCATCCTGGATGCGGGAAGGTTTCAAGGAGAACATGCGAGGGCCATCGCCCTCGCGCTCCCTTTAATGTCTGCCTCAGCGCTTCGGGTTCAGCCTTGCTCTTAATTTGCAGCGCCGCAGGCAGTATTCCCTGCGTAGCGCAGACAAGATGAAAGCCTGCGGCGCTCTAGGAAGCACAGGTGGAGAGCCAAGGCGCACCAATTCGGCGCCACTGCCCTCTCGTCGGGAGACGTCATGGGAGCGCGAGGGGGTAACCCCCTCGCATCTTCTTACTTCCCTGAGACCCCTTCCGCGACCGGCACGGCCTCCACCTTGGGCTTCTTCTCCTTGTGAGGCCGATGGTAATGCAGCCCCTCGATCTCCAGACGCCGCCGCAGCATATAGTCCTCGCGCATGGCGGCATAGGCATCGCCCGAGTTGCGCGCGCCCTCGATCCGCGCATTGTTCTTCAACCGGCGGTCCATCGCGCCAAAGACGACCAGCGGCGCGCCATAGGCCGGATTGCGCGCCACGCGGCCAATCGAGAGCGGGATCACCAGACGGTCCAGCGTATTGCCGATCACATCGCGGATGGTCGTCGGCCCGACCAGCGGGAGAAAGAGGTAAGGCCCCGACTTTACGCCATAAAAGGCCATGGTGTCGGCAAAGCCATTGGGACGGCGCGGCAAATGCACAGGCTTGCGCTTGGCGATGTCGAACAGGCCCGCGACGCCGATGGTGGAGTTGATGAGGAAGCGCGCCACGGTTTCGGCGCTCTTGCCGACGCGGTGCTGCAGCAGGAAGTTGATCGCGATGTAGGGCTCGCGCAGATTGTGGACCATGTTGTGGATGCCGTCGCGCGCGGGCTCGGGCACGATGCGCTCATAGCCCCCGGCCAGCGGGCCCACGACCGCCCGGTCGACCGCCTGCACCGCGTCGAAGGAGACCTTGTTCACCGCTTCCAGCGGATCATAGCGCACATGACGGCGGGCCGAGACGATGATGTTGGGCTCTTCATCCTGAGCGACAGGCGCGGGCTCGGGCGTCGGCTCCGGCAGCGTGGGCACGATGACCAGCGGCGGTGCCTTGAAAGGCGCCGCGGTACTGTCAGCCGGCGCGGCATTGCTGGCCGGCTGCTGTGTGCAATCGGCGGTGCAACTCACCCCTTCGCCCTGTGTTGGCACAGGGTTCTGAGGCAGAGCCGGTGGTGCAAGCAGTGCAAATCCTATCCAAGCCGAAAGGCCAACAGCCACAGCGAAACATCCCCCCCCGGGAGTGTCCGAAAACCGGAAACACATCAAAAGCATATGGATGCCCCCATCCAGGGCGCGGTTGTAACAAATTGTACGCCAATGCCTAGAGGCTTTGCGATGGATTGCATGACCCAAAAGGGGTCAACATCCGGAGCGCCGCCCATGGAGGCCAACACGGGCAGAGCGGCGACTCATCGCTCACACGACACACTGCATTTTTGGTTAATCAAGTCGAGTCAAGGTTAAATTCTTGCCCTTACAACAGTGTTGCAACCGCAATTTACCCCACTTCACAAAACTTGTCTTCCTGATGGGAAGATACTATGAAGCCGCGTCTTTCGGGGGGTAGGTCTCTTGTCTACGATCGCGCTGGATCTGTTGGAATCCGTTCTTGCTCATCTCGATGGTGCGGAGCTGCATATTGCCGCCGCCCATGTCGCGGCCGCGATCGATGTCGTGCGTGAGGAGCTGGCCG from Novosphingobium sp. encodes:
- a CDS encoding VacJ family lipoprotein, with the translated sequence MSCTADCTQQPASNAAPADSTAAPFKAPPLVIVPTLPEPTPEPAPVAQDEEPNIIVSARRHVRYDPLEAVNKVSFDAVQAVDRAVVGPLAGGYERIVPEPARDGIHNMVHNLREPYIAINFLLQHRVGKSAETVARFLINSTIGVAGLFDIAKRKPVHLPRRPNGFADTMAFYGVKSGPYLFLPLVGPTTIRDVIGNTLDRLVIPLSIGRVARNPAYGAPLVVFGAMDRRLKNNARIEGARNSGDAYAAMREDYMLRRRLEIEGLHYHRPHKEKKPKVEAVPVAEGVSGK
- a CDS encoding MarR family transcriptional regulator; the protein is MTETVVAGDADHPMSALPGFTLRRAANAMMADLAGRLAALDLKISDASVLLLVGGRADMTSSDIGRLLDIQRANMVPLLNRLEGAGLIARQPIDRKSQAIVLTETGEARLEEVRGLVTRFEDDLMMRIPAEHRGHFLPALNALLD